A region from the Neomonachus schauinslandi chromosome 2, ASM220157v2, whole genome shotgun sequence genome encodes:
- the HNRNPD gene encoding heterogeneous nuclear ribonucleoprotein D0 isoform X1: MSEEQFGGDGAAAATTAAVGGSAGEQEGAMVAAAQGAAAAAGSGAGTGGGTAAGGTEGGTAESEGAKIDASKNEEDEGHSNSSPRHSEAATAQREEWKMFIGGLSWDTTKKDLKDYFSKFGEVVDCTLKLDPITGRSRGFGFVLFKESESVDKVMDQKEHKLNGKVIDPKRAKAMKTKEPVKKIFVGGLSPDTPEEKIREYFGGFGEVESIELPMDNKTNKRRGFCFITFKEEEPVKKIMEKKYHNVGLSKCEIKVAMSKEQYQQQQQWGSRGGFAGRARGRGGGPSQNWNQGYSNYWNQGYGNYGYNSQGYGGYGGYDYTGYNNYYGYGDYSNQQSGYGKVSRRGGHQNSYKPY; the protein is encoded by the exons ATGTCGGAGGAGCAGTTCGGCGGGGacggggcggcggcggcgacaACGGCGGCGGTAGGCGGCTCGGCGGGCGAGCAGGAGGGAGCCATGGTGGCGGCGGCGCAgggggcagcggcggcggcgggaagTGGAGCCGGGACCGGGGGCGGAACCGCGGCTGGAGGCACCGAAGGGGGCACCGCCGAGTCGGAAGGGGCGAAGATCGATGCCAGTAAGAACGAGGAGGATGAAGG CCATTCAAACTCCTCCCCACGACACTCTGAAGCAGCGACGGCACAGCGGGAAGAAtg GAAAATGTTTATAGGAGGCCTTAGCTGGGACACTACAAAGAAAGATCTGAAGGACTACTTCTCCAAATTTGGTGAAGTTGTAGACTGCACTCTGAAGTTAGATCCTATCACAGGGCGATCAAGGGGTTTTGGCTTTGTGCTATTTAAAGAGTCGGAGAGTGTAGATAAG GTCATGGATCAGAAAGAACATAAATTGAATGGGAAGGTGATTGATCCTAAGAGGGCCAAAGCCATGAAAACAAAAGAgcctgttaaaaaaatttttgttggtGGCCTTTCTCCAGATACACCTGAAGAGAAAATAAGGGAGTACTTTGGTGGTTTTGGTGAG gtgGAATCCATAGAGCTCCCTATGGACAACAAGACCAATAAGAGGCGTGGATTCTGCTTTATTACCTTTAAGGAAGAGGAACCAGTGAAGAagataatggaaaagaaataccACAATGTTGGTCTTAGTAAA tgtgAAATAAAAGTAGCCATGTCGAAGGAACAGTATCAGCAACAGCAACAGTGGGGATCTAGAGGAGGATTTGCAGGAAGAGCTCGTGGAAGAGGTGGTG GCCCCAGTCAAAACTGGAACCAGGGATATAGTAACTATTGGAATCAAGGCTATGGCAACTATGGATATAACAGCCAAGGTTACGGTGGTTATGGAGGATATGACTACACTGGTTACAACAACTACTATGGATATGGTGATTATAGCA accaGCAGAGTGGTTATGGGAAAGTATCCAGGCGAGGTGGTCATCAAAATAGCTACAAACCATACTAA
- the HNRNPD gene encoding heterogeneous nuclear ribonucleoprotein D0 isoform X2, producing MSEEQFGGDGAAAATTAAVGGSAGEQEGAMVAAAQGAAAAAGSGAGTGGGTAAGGTEGGTAESEGAKIDASKNEEDEGHSNSSPRHSEAATAQREEWKMFIGGLSWDTTKKDLKDYFSKFGEVVDCTLKLDPITGRSRGFGFVLFKESESVDKVMDQKEHKLNGKVIDPKRAKAMKTKEPVKKIFVGGLSPDTPEEKIREYFGGFGEVESIELPMDNKTNKRRGFCFITFKEEEPVKKIMEKKYHNVGLSKCEIKVAMSKEQYQQQQQWGSRGGFAGRARGRGGDQQSGYGKVSRRGGHQNSYKPY from the exons ATGTCGGAGGAGCAGTTCGGCGGGGacggggcggcggcggcgacaACGGCGGCGGTAGGCGGCTCGGCGGGCGAGCAGGAGGGAGCCATGGTGGCGGCGGCGCAgggggcagcggcggcggcgggaagTGGAGCCGGGACCGGGGGCGGAACCGCGGCTGGAGGCACCGAAGGGGGCACCGCCGAGTCGGAAGGGGCGAAGATCGATGCCAGTAAGAACGAGGAGGATGAAGG CCATTCAAACTCCTCCCCACGACACTCTGAAGCAGCGACGGCACAGCGGGAAGAAtg GAAAATGTTTATAGGAGGCCTTAGCTGGGACACTACAAAGAAAGATCTGAAGGACTACTTCTCCAAATTTGGTGAAGTTGTAGACTGCACTCTGAAGTTAGATCCTATCACAGGGCGATCAAGGGGTTTTGGCTTTGTGCTATTTAAAGAGTCGGAGAGTGTAGATAAG GTCATGGATCAGAAAGAACATAAATTGAATGGGAAGGTGATTGATCCTAAGAGGGCCAAAGCCATGAAAACAAAAGAgcctgttaaaaaaatttttgttggtGGCCTTTCTCCAGATACACCTGAAGAGAAAATAAGGGAGTACTTTGGTGGTTTTGGTGAG gtgGAATCCATAGAGCTCCCTATGGACAACAAGACCAATAAGAGGCGTGGATTCTGCTTTATTACCTTTAAGGAAGAGGAACCAGTGAAGAagataatggaaaagaaataccACAATGTTGGTCTTAGTAAA tgtgAAATAAAAGTAGCCATGTCGAAGGAACAGTATCAGCAACAGCAACAGTGGGGATCTAGAGGAGGATTTGCAGGAAGAGCTCGTGGAAGAGGTGGTG accaGCAGAGTGGTTATGGGAAAGTATCCAGGCGAGGTGGTCATCAAAATAGCTACAAACCATACTAA